A stretch of the Aegilops tauschii subsp. strangulata cultivar AL8/78 chromosome 4, Aet v6.0, whole genome shotgun sequence genome encodes the following:
- the LOC109759843 gene encoding uncharacterized protein, whose protein sequence is MGWAARFLTAVSFLAAGVLFAPDALFGGAPGRPAAGVAAARLAHVLCFATAWGAALWVTFIGGIVMFKHLPRHQFGSLQGKMFPAYFMLISVCSAISVAAFAYLNPWKTASTIERYQLGFLLAALGFDLSNLLVFTPMTIEMMMKRHKIEKDLGIGGEVGRSRNAELAKTNPALAAMNKKFGMIHGLSSLANIMAFGSLAMHSWYLASKLEL, encoded by the exons ATGGGGTGGGCCGCGCGGTTCCTGACTGCGGTCTCATTCCTCGCCGCGGGCGTCCTCTTCGCGCCGGACGCGCTCTTCGGCGGGGCCCCCGGCCGCCCAGCCGCGGGCGTCGCGGCGGCGAGGCTGGCCCATGTACTCTGCTTCGCCACCGCATGGGGAGCCGCGCTCTGGGTCACCTTCATCGGCGGCATCGTCATGTTCAA GCATTTGCCAAGACACCAGTTCGGGAGTCTGCAAGGGAAGATGTTCCCAGCATACTTCATGTTGATATCGGTGTGTTCAGCTATATCGGTTGCAGCATTTGCATACCTCAACCCATGGAAGACAGCATCAACTATTGAGCGTTACCAGCTTGGTTTCCTTCTTGCTGCCCTCGGTTTTGACCTGTCCAATCTTCTGGTCTTCACCCCCATGACTATCGAG ATGATGATGAAGAGGCACAAGATCGAGAAGGATCTTGGCATCGGTGGTGAGGTGGGACGGTCAAGGAATGCCGAGTTAGCAAAGACAAACCCTGCACTCGCAGCGATGAACAAGAAGTTTGGGATGATCCACGGGCTGTCGTCCCTGGCAAACATCATGGCATTCGGCAGCCTGGCCATGCACTCATGGTACCTAGCGAGCAAGCTCGAGTTGTGA
- the LOC109759841 gene encoding pentatricopeptide repeat-containing protein At1g09190: protein MQRKPNCLALLPMPSTAAASEPSPSFSHAVTTPDGWHPRTAERRLLHLLHHSSRARRRPLELLAFAVRHCLHSSPPSPHHHFLAALLLLSSPPPPSLSLLSLLPPEPPPPLALLNAALKSLSAPSPPLAFRLLSSLRRLHAPDRLSFLPLLGSTSSLPLLSALHGLLLRLGFLSHHAISLALLRPYPLPHARILFDEMPQQRMCTIAYNTLITAYVKAKDIFTARHLFDEMQRFKRSRRSMVSWNAMIAGCTCCGRDDMAVRYFQEMVREGKVAPDDGTLAAVLPACGRTGNAGAGRWAHEYACKMGILDSSVHVANAVVDMYCKCGDVSSAREVFEGMQQRSVVSWNTMISGFSLNGQGIKGVELFRQMVRSGGEPNSVTFLGVLGCCAHAGAVDTGQVIFQIMQSEHGIEPGIEHYGCMVDLLGRSGLLEEAHALIQGMPMSPNSAIWGSLLSACHAHAGLGIAEVALKELISLEPWNSGNYMLLANLYAETQRWEEAGDVRKLMRRMSVQKAPGQSLIEEPSSS, encoded by the coding sequence atgCAACGGAAGCCGAATTGTCTCGCGCTCTTGCCGATGCCGTCCACCGCCGCCGCAAGCGAgccctccccgtcgttctcccaCGCCGTGACCACCCCCGACGGGTGGCACCCCCGCACAGCGGAGCGCCGCCTGCTCCATCTCCTGCACCATTCCTCCCGCGCCCGGCGACGCCCGCTCGAGCTCCTCGCCTTCGCCGTCCGCCATTGCCTGCATTCCTCCCCGCCCTCCCCGCACCACCACTTCCTCgccgcgctcctcctcctctcctcccctccgccgccgtctctctctctcctgaGCCTCCTCCCTCCCGAACCCCCGCCTCCCCTCGCACTCCTCAACGCCGCCCTCAAGTCCCTTTCCGCCCCCTCTCCGCCCCTCGCGTTCCGCCTCCTATCCTCCCTTCGCCGCCTCCATGCCCCCGATCGCCTGTCCTTTCTCCCGCTGCTTGGGTCCACCTCCTCGTTGCCGCTCCTCTCAGCCCTCcatggcctcctcctccgcctcggcTTCCTCTCCCACCACGCCATCTCCCTCGCGCTCCTCAGGCCCTATCCTCTGCCCCACGCACGAAtcctgttcgacgaaatgccccAGCAGAGAATGTGCACCATCGCCTACAACACACTCATCACCGCTTATGTGAAAGCCAAGGATATTTTCACCGCACGCCATCTGTTTGATGAAATGCAGCGGTTCAAGCGCTCCAGGAGAAGCATGGTTTCCTGGAATGCTATGATCGCAGGGTGTACTTGTTGTGGGAGGGACGACATGGCAGTGCGGTATTTCCAAGAGATGGTGAGGGAGGGCAAGGTGGCGCCAGATGATGGGACCCTTGCCGCGGTGCTGCCTGCTTGTGGGAGGACGGGGAATGCTGGTGCCGGGAGGTGGGCGCACGAGTATGCATGCAAGATGGGTATCTTAGACAGCTCGGTGCATGTTGCTAATGCGGTGGTAGATATGTATTGCAAGTGTGGCGATGTGAGCAGCGCAAGAGAGGTGTTCGAAGGGATGCAACAGCGGAGTGTGGTGAGCTGGAACACAATGATCTCTGGATTTTCATTGAATGGGCAAGGGATTAAGGGGGTTGAGCTGTTCCGGCAGATGGTGAGGTCCGGAGGGGAGCCTAATTCAGTGACTTTCCTGGGGGTGCTTGGTTGCTGTGCCCATGCTGGGGCAGTAGATACTGGGCAGGTGATCTTCCAGATTATGCAGTCAGAGCATGGGATTGAGCCGGGAATTGAACATTATGGATGTATGGTAGATTTACTTGGAAGGTCCGGCCTTCTCGAAGAGGCACATGCGCTGATTCAAGGGATGCCAATGAGCCCTAATTCTGCAATATGGGGATCACTTCTAAGCGCCTGTCATGCCCATGCTGGGCTCGGCATTGCCGAGGTGGCTCTCAAAGAGCTTATTAGTCTGGAACCTTGGAATTCAGGGAACTATATGCTGTTGGCCAATCTTTATGCGGAAACACAACGTTGGGAGGAGGCAGGTGATGTGAGGAAACTGATGAGGAGGATGAGTGTGCAAAAGGCACCAGGGCAGAGCCTAATTGAAGAACCAAGTTCAAGTTGA